In the Nothobranchius furzeri strain GRZ-AD chromosome 15, NfurGRZ-RIMD1, whole genome shotgun sequence genome, one interval contains:
- the tbc1d25 gene encoding TBC1 domain family member 25 → MAGEEERGVVRVKVKKCDGALPVEFRSFAVDPQITSLEVLQHILIRAFDLNGKRNFSISYLSRDRSGVETHLSLLSDWDLDVAFMSAAKPFLQLKMDVKPSEDSPVMEDWDIISPKDVIGSELLTERTRTLASAALPFTQSLLSQVGRTLSRVQQAFTWSYGEEIRPFKPPLSDSEFHSYLNGQGQLTRPEELRLRIYHGGVEPSLRKVVWRYLLNVYPDGLSGQERMDYMKRKTREYEQLKREWTARVSHEELEFIRGNVLKDVLRTDRAHSYYAGSEDSPHLTALTDLLTAFAITHPQISYCQGMSDIASPILAVMDNEAHAFICFCGIMKRVEGNFRPDGQLMSVKFQHLKLLLQYSDPEFYTYLVSRGADDLFFCYRWLLLELKREFAFDDALRMLEVTWSSLPPDPPETEVELLGPLVEAEQTAFRGGTLENVHRDDEGQKEKQRRRHMLRPSRGEPEVRRILAEEKEARAGDAGRENDAPETAEESESRRRCCQRQPSFGEFKYYTARSEDSMDMEDADTARDKPRRQSTVDSEDDPGEQTPLITNCPNGPSPAPSRSLFPGGLPAWKNGHSVSPSSSVSNSGWPGVSPDSPPDPTSPASGGEASSKTVPKVWTSPVPVLSTAETSCPPVKTSPSHGPSRSLLSSPVLSFGGSRLSSPGPRSPSAAASTPGSLKAETTSIKPCSLPPPQEFGKGNPFMLFLCLSILLEHRDHIIKNNLDYNEIAMHFDRLVRRHNLGRVLQRAKALFADYLQSEVWDSEEGDEVSSDSPTTAAPPSPSPSLSTRPVYSPLASPPSSPNSTYNLSATVPLSVSSTS, encoded by the exons ATGGCAGGCGAGGAGGAGCGGGGGGTGGTTCGTGTCAAAGTCAAG AAATGTGACGGCGCTCTTCCTGTCGAGTTTCGCTCCTTTGCTGTGGATCCTCAGATCACGTCTCTGGAGGTTCTGCAGCACATCCTGATCCGAGCCTTCGACCTGAACGG GAAGCGGAACTTCAGCATCAGCTACTTGTCCCGGgatcggagcggagtggagacgcACCTGTCTCTGCTGTCGGACTGGGATCTGGACGTGGCGTTTATGAGCGCAGCTAAACCGTTCCTGCAGCTGAAGATGGACGTGAAGCCTTCAGAGGACA GTCCAGTCATGGAGGACTGGGACATCATCAGTCCCAAAGACGTGATTGGCTCTGAGCTGCTTACTGAGAGGACCAGGACGTTGGCTTCTGCAGCTCTCCCCTTCACCCAGTCCTTACTGTCCCAG GTGGGTCGGACCCTGTCTCGAGTCCAGCAGGCCTTCACCTGGTCCTATGGGGAGGAGATCAGACCTTTCAAACCTCCGCTGAGCGACTCGGAGTTCCACAGCTACCTGAACGGACAGGGCCAGCTGACCCGGCCGGAAGAACTACGGCTGAGGATCTACCACGGTGGCGTGGAGCCGTCGCTACGAAAG GTGGTGTGGCGCTACCTCCTGAACGTCTATCCCGACGGACTGAGCGGGCAGGAGAGGATGGACTACATGAAGAGGAAGACGAGGGAGTACGAGCAGCTGAAGAGGGAGTGGACGGCCCGGGTCAGCCACGAGGAGCTGGAGTTCATCCGTGGAAACGTTCTGAAGGACGTCCTGAGGACGGATCGAGCTCACTCGTACTACGCCGGCTCAGAGGACAGTCCACACCTGACCGCCCTCACCGACCTGCTCACCGCGTTCGCCATCACGCACCCTCAG ATCTCCTACTGCCAGGGCATGAGTGACATCGCCTCTCCCATCCTAGCAGTCATGGACAACGAGGCACATGCCTTCATCTGCTTCTGCGGCATCATGAAACGCGTGGAGGGAAACTTCCGACCAGACGGGCAGCTCATGTCCGTCAAGTTCCAGCACCTGAAGCTTCTCCTGCAGTACTCGGATCCGGAATTCTACACCTACCTGGTGTCCCGAGGAGCCGACGACCTCTTCTTCTGCTACCGCTGGCTTCTCCTGGAGCTGAAGCGAGAGTTTGCGTTCGACGATGCTCTGCGGATGCTGGAGGTGACCTGGAGCTCCCTGCCCCCGGATCCTCCTGAAACGGAAGTGGAGCTCCTGGGACCGCTGGTGGAGGCCGAACAAACGGCCTTTAGAGGGGGGACCCTGGAAAATGTCCATAGAGATGATGAGGGACAAAAGGAGAAGCAGCGTCGGCGGCACATGCTGAGGCCTTCCAGAGGAGAGCCGGAGGTGCGCAGAATCCTCGCTGAAGAGAAGGAGGCGCGAGCCGGAGACGCTGGGAGGGAAAACGACGCTCCAGAAACCGCGGAGGAGTCGGAATCCCGGCGTCGCTGCTGCCAGAGACAACCCAGCTTTGGAGAGTTTAAATACTACACCGCTCGGAGtgaagacagcatggacatggagGACGCTGACACGGCGAGGGACAAGCCAAGGCGCCAGTCCACCGTGGACAGCGAGGACGACCCAGGAGAACAGACGCCTCTCATTACAAACTGTCCAAACGGTCCCTCTCCAGCACCGTCACGCTCCCTCTTCCCCGGTGGACTTCCAGCCTGGAAAAACGGACATTCCGTCTCTCCTTCATCTTCAGTTTCAAACTCCGGCTGGCCAGGAGTTTCTCCCGACTCTCCTCCCGATCCCACATCTCCGGCCAGCGGAGGCGAGGCCTCGTCAAAGACTGTCCCTAAAGTGTGGACTTCTCCGGTCCCGGTGCTGAGCACCGCAGAGACCAGCTGTCCTCCTGTGAAAACCTCCCCCTCTCACGGTCCCAGCAGGTCCCTGCTGTCCTCTCCCGTCCTGTCCTTCGGAGGCAGCAGGTTGTCTTCTCCGGGCCCCAGGTCCCCCAGCGCCGCCGCCAGCACGCCCGGCTCCCTGAAGGCGGAGACCACCAGCATCAAACCCTGCTCTCTACCTCCTCCTCAGGAGTTCGGGAAGGGAAACCCCTTCATGCTGTTCCTGTGCTTGTCCATCCTGCTGGAGCACCGGGACCACATCATCAAGAACAACCTGGACTACAACGAGATCGCCATGCACTTCGACCGCCTGGTGCGCCGCCACAACCTCGGCAGGGTTCTGCAGCGGGCCAAGGCCCTGTTCGCCGACTATCTGCAGAGTGAGGTTTGGGACTCGGAGGAAGGAGACGAGGTGAGCTCGGACTCTCCGACCACAGCGGCTCCTCCGTCCCCGTCTCCGTCCCTCTCCACGCGGCCCGTTTACAGCCCTTTAGCTTCACCCCCGTCGTCACCAAACTCCACCTACAACCTCAGCGCCACCGTTCCCCTCTCGGTTTCTTCCACTTCCTGA
- the LOC107391360 gene encoding mitochondrial carrier homolog 1 yields MDPPEGQSGEGAHVEQDATPTPVEVDAAVLLLGAGVTAATHPLLYVKLLIQVGHEPLPPTVGTTMFGRRVLYLPGFFTYVHHIVRVDGRTGLFRGLSPRIVSSIISTVVRGKVKQVELQSKKADQQNSLRRVFRETSHEMIIQCLSRLVTHPFHVMSVRCMAQFVGRETKYGGVFSCFFKIFKEEGVTGFYVGFIPHVLGEVLFLWCCNVLAHFINTYAVDEGFSQASAVRSYTKFVMGIAVSVLTYPFTLVADVMAVNDCGLAAGLPPRSPIFKSWLHCWNHLSQKGQLFRGSSFFFRRMPLTSASSIEPL; encoded by the exons ATGGATCCTCCCGAGGGCCAGTCCGGTGAGGGAGCCCACGTGGAGCAGGATGCTACACCGACCCCAGTGGAGGTGGACGCCGCGGTGCTGCTGCTGGGAGCCGGGGTCACAGCCGCCACACACCCGCTGCTCTACGTCAAACTGCTAATCCAG GTGGGACACGAACCTCTTCCTCCGACCGTGGGAACCACGATGTTTGGACGGCGAGTCCTTTACCTGCCGGGTTTCTTCACCTACG TGCATCACATCGTGAGAGTGGACGGGAGGACGGGACTCTTCCGCGGCCTCTCACCTCGGATTGTCTCCAGCATCATCTCCACCGTGGTCCGGGGAAAAGTCAAGCAG GTGGAGCTTCAGTCCAAGAAAGCCGATCAGCAGAATTCCCTCAGGAGAGTCTTCAGAGAG ACCTCACATGAGATGATCATCCAGTGCCTGTCCAGACTCGTCACCCATCCGTTCCACG TCATGTCGGTGCGCTGCATGGCCCAGTTCGTCGGCAGGGAGACCAAATATGG CGGCGTGTTCAGCTGCTTCTTCAAGATCTTTAAGGAGGAAGGAGTGACTGGATTTTATGT CGGATTCATTCCTCACGTTCTGGGAGAAGTCCTCTTCCTGTGGTGCTGCAACGTCCTGGCTCACTTCATCAACACCTACGCTGTCGACGAAGGC TTCAGCCAGGCGTCGGCAGTGAGAAGCTACACCAAGTTCGTGATGGGC ATCGCCGTGAGCGTTCTCACGTATCCGTTCACGCTGGTTGCTGACGTCATGGCCGTCAACGACTGTGG TCTGGCTGCAGGTCTTCCTCCTCGATCTCCCATCTTTAAATCCTGGCTCCACTGCTGGAATCATCTAAGTCAGAAG GGCCAGCTCTTCCGAGGATCCAGCTTCTTTTTCCGCCGCATGCCCCTGACCTCAGCATCCTCCATCGAGCCGCTGTGA
- the ndufb11 gene encoding NADH dehydrogenase [ubiquinone] 1 beta subcomplex subunit 11, mitochondrial, whose amino-acid sequence MLSRFSRFGLALPRTLSAPPARFVSQTKPSSATGSAAVTELHRREESSDHGEVSPYVKNPEYHGFSDDPVEDEWNMKVGFFFGVSVALVIGGTYLHYLPEAGMRSWARREAEQLILLREKEGVPLIGENYYDTNKIILPSSEDK is encoded by the exons ATGTTGTCTCGGTTCTCGCGGTTCGGGCTCGCTTTGCCCCGAACCCTCTCCGCTCCACCGGCCCGGTTCGTGTCCCAGACCAAACCGAGCAGCGCCACCGGTTCGGCGGCGGTGACCGAGCTGCACCGCCGCGAGGAGAGTTCGGACCACGGTGAGGTCAGCCCGTACGTCAAG AATCCTGAATATCATGGCTTCTCCGACGACCCGGTGGAGGATGAGTGGAACATGAAGGTCGGCTTCTTCTTCGGTGTCTCGGTGGCTCTCGTTATCGGAGGAACGTACCTTCACTATTTACCAGAAGCcgg AATGCGTTCCTGGGCCAGGAGGGAAGCCGAGCAGCTGATCCTGCTCCGAGAAAAGGAAGGCGTTCCGCTCATCGGGGAAAACTACTACGACACAAACAAAATCATCCTGCCGTCCTCTGAGGACAAATAA